In Pyrus communis chromosome 1, drPyrComm1.1, whole genome shotgun sequence, the following are encoded in one genomic region:
- the LOC137747956 gene encoding LOB domain-containing protein 37-like → MSCNGCRVLRKGCSATCVLRPCLHWIDSPQAQGNATLFLAKFFGRSDLLSFVSTVPETQRPALFQSLLFEACGRTVNPVNGAVGLLSSGNWQVCQSAVETVLSGGVLRPLPAFTAPSLDESSDTFSRGTCTPQNRCYQSVPSVSAYYGAGPIQPFEVAGFSLKPNLAAGERGRGRGMRSYISAAMDQRLRDTVSFDSEESAMTTTTTRSFKSGGDLKDCKLLNLFV, encoded by the exons ATGAGCTGCAACGGGTGCCGAGTACTCCGGAAGGGATGCAGCGCGACATGCGTACTCAGGCCGTGCCTGCACTGGATCGACTCTCCCCAAGCCCAAGGCAACGCCACCCTGTTCCTCGCCAAGTTCTTCGGCCGCAGCGATCTCCTCTCCTTCGTCTCCACCGTACCGGAAACCCAACGCCCCg CTCTGTTTCAGTCTCTGCTGTTCGAAGCGTGTGGCCGCACGGTGAACCCGGTGAACGGAGCGGTGGGGCTTCTGTCGAGCGGGAACTGGCAAGTGTGCCAGTCGGCCGTCGAGACGGTACTCTCCGGAGGCGTTTTGAGGCCGTTACCAGCGTTTACTGCGCCGAGCCTCGACGAGTCTTCGGACACGTTCAGCAGAGGCACATGCACCCCACAAAACCGCTGCTATCAGTCCGTACCGTCAGTGTCGGCGTACTATGGTGCGGGGCCAATCCAACCGTTCGAGGTGGCGGGGTTCTCTCTGAAGCCGAATCTCGCGGcgggagagagaggaagagggagGGGAATGAGGAGCTACATAAGTGCCGCGATGGATCAGCGGCTGAGAGATACGGTGTCGTTTGATTCGGAAGAGTCGGCAATGACTACGACAACGACGAGGAGCTTTAAAAGCGGCGGCGATCTGAAGGATTGCAAGCTTCTGAACCTTTTCGTTTAA